A single genomic interval of Oryzias latipes chromosome 3, ASM223467v1 harbors:
- the clec3a gene encoding C-type lectin domain family 3 member A: MVCTRVMAHLAAPVLLLSFSLLCCSSPSRTRKAISPRQAGAEDDDVKSQIEKLWQEVHLLKEKQALQTVCLRGIKVHRKCYLTIEEPKHFHDANEDCIAQGGTLATPRDMMENGDLRNYAKRSAPGSSEFWIGVSDIVKEGQYVDVNSMPVSYFNWDRSKKQPTGTKRESCVALSVAAQGKWQDEVCRSLKKYICEFVIP; this comes from the exons ATGGTGTGTACCAGAGTCATGGCTCATCTAGCTGCGCCTGTCCTCCTTCTCAGCTTTTCCTTGCTTTGCTGCAGCAGTCCATCTCGTACCAGGAAGGCCATTTCTCCCAGACAGGCTGGAG CTGAGGATGATGATGTAAAGTCGCAGATTGAGAAGTTGTGGCAAGAAGTACATttactgaaggagaagcaggcGTTGCAGACAG TGTGTCTGCGGGGCATCAAAGTACACAGGAAGTGCTATCTTACAATTGAGGAACCCAAGCATTTTCATGATGCAAATGAGGACTGCATCGCTCAGGGAGGAACTCTGGCAACGCCACGAGACATGATGGAAAACGGCGACTTGAGAAATTATGCAAAGAGGAGTGCCCCAGGATCAAGTGAGTTTTGGATTGGTGTGTCAGACATAGTGAAGGAAGGTCAGTATGTTGATGTCAACAGCATGCCAGTCAGCTACTTCAACTGGGATCGCTCCAAGAAGCAGCCCACAGGAACGAAGAGGGAGAGCTGTGTTGCTCTTTCAGTGGCAGCACAAGGAAAGTGGCAGGACGAGGTGTGCCGCAGCCTGAAGAAGTACATCTGTGAATTTGTAATACCCTGA
- the vat1l gene encoding synaptic vesicle membrane protein VAT-1 homolog-like: MAKEGADMTEETECMIDKNSAKDAGNVQAPGGGKEMRAVMLAGFGGLNKLRVTKKAMPEPQDGEVKIRVKACGLNFLDLMVRQGNIDNPPKPPLVPGFECCGIVESVGEKTKGFEIGDRVMAFVNYNAWAEVVCTPVDFVYKMPDEMTFPEAAAFSLNFVAAYMMLFEVANLREGMSVLVHSAGGGVGQAVAQLCATVPKVSVFGIASCFKHSAIKDSVTHLFDRNIDFMQEVKKISPDGVDIVLDCLSGENTGKCLSLLKPLGTYILYGASNTVTGETKSFFSFAKSWWQVEKVNPIKLYEENKVIAGFSLLNLLFKQGRCSLVKKVMDKLLCLYTQKKIRPVVDSLWALEEVKEAMQRIHDRGNIGKLILDVEKSPTPLMASDSTETSEAGEEEEEPEGDNDSKERMPFIH; this comes from the exons ATGGCTAAAGAAGGAGCGGACATGACAGAGGAAACCGAGTGCATGATAGACAAAAACTCCGCCAAAGATGCGGGGAACGTGCAAGCGCCCGGCGGTGGCAAAGAGATGCGGGCGGTGATGCTGGCAGGGTTTGGAGGTCTCAACAAACTCCGGGTGACCAAGAAGGCAATGCCCGAGCCTCAGGATGGAGAAGTAAAGATCCGCGTCAAAGCCTG TGGCCTGAATTTCCTGGATTTGATGGTACGTCAGGGGAATATTGATAATCCCCCCAAACCCCCTCTGGTTCCTGGATTCGAGTGCTGTGGAATAGTTGAGTCAGTGGGCGAAAAGACAAAGGGATTTGAG ATAGGAGACAGAGTTATGGCTTTTGTGAATTATAATGCCTGGGCTGAGGTGGTTTGCACGCCGGTGGATTTTGTCTACAAGATGCCGGATGAAATGACTTTTCCGGAGGCAGCAGCTTTCTCCCTGAACTTTGTGGCCGCTTATATGATGCTATTTGAGGTTGCCAATCTGCGAGAAGGGATGTCAGTGTTGGTCCACTCGGCAGGAGGTGGAGTA GGTCAGGCTGTGGCTCAGCTGTGTGCCACTGTACCTAAAGTAAGTGTTTTTGGGATCGCATCTTGCTTCAAGCACTCAGCCATCAAAGACTCTGTGACTCACCTTTTCGATAGAAATATTGACTTTATGCAAGAAGTCAAGAA GATTTCTCCCGATggtgttgatattgtgctggACTGCCTGTCTGGAGAGAATACTGGCAAATGTCTGAGTCTGCtaaaaccactgggaacttACATTCTATATG GCGCATCAAACACTGTAACTGGGGAAACAAAGAGTTTCTTCAGCTTTGCAAAATCC TGGTGGCAGGTGGAGAAGGTGAATCCAATTAAACtttatgaggaaaacaaagttatTGCTGGATTCTCGCTTCTCAACCTCCTCTTCAAACAAGGAAGATGTAGTCTTGTGAAAAAGGTGATGGACAAACTCCTGTGTCTTTATACTCAGAAGAAGATCAGGCCTGTAGTGGACTCACTGTGGGCTTTGGAGGAG GTAAAAGAGGCCATGCAAAGAATTCATGACAGAGGAAATATTGGAAAACTCATCCTGGATGTGGAAAAGTCTCCCACTCCCCTG ATGGCCAGTGACAGCACTGAGACCAGTGAGGcaggagaagaggaagaggaaccagagggAGATAACGACAGCAAGGAGCGAATGCCTTTCATCCATTAG